In Solanum pennellii chromosome 7, SPENNV200, the following are encoded in one genomic region:
- the LOC107024996 gene encoding uncharacterized protein LOC107024996 — translation MTSFEHNVMVALYWGGEIITDMNGFRYTECARTIISMSTSTTYVELVGLLHEKMGTYSENIHMDISGKYPCSIQDQNVAFQVSGHHGYHMNLLAQNYGLTTINQPHFVEPIVQPPFQQLLMHDHRSFGEGSSSQMHIDNSHMEYEARDIDINVDLYNDVNAEISDESSEEDEPPKDGDESEPDEDIDDIRDFSQNGVNLHNHDQGVSHDIPYFRTLENEEDIFMSTCESEMECCSVWSEQAKKDLKKGMLFSSKEKLKMAVTIWSLHKNKEFKVVTSTKSLWVVRCKFYNLLGCMWFLRGRQVGDKFWKIGKYVENHRCETEGLSSGHANLNTNLIASLLLNQIRKNPKFLVVDVISKVHENFGHQVTYRKAWLGRQRAFELVYGDFEKSFSDLPKFFAAFQHFNHGTIVEWKHEESMSSSEVKTFKFVFWAFKPCIDGFQTCRPVISVDGTHIYGKYEIKLLIAVGIDGNDNILPLAFAIVDKESKEAWKWFFRNLSAHVIKSRQNVCVISDRAKGILTSLQELRRFQEPRVFHRFCIRHLKSNFQSKFPNKDLSRLMWRAASAHQVRKFESMMWQIKEENIEAYAYLMEIPLDKWTVSHDDGKRWGVLTTNLSESFNGVLKKARGLPVTAMIRLSLEQTIERYTRRSQIAHQLAEQNELWTGRFKIKWEKNYESSKRHFVFDWNIPTGVYEVRSIQVDGTGGNPHCVSLNERKCDCGKWVNLHFPCSHVMKVTDRMGGLARNFVSEHFTIENYVATYSGSFSPIGHESYWPSPSFTMRSNEFYRRPNRPRTTRIHNEMDRSSTVYERACGLCRQTGHDRRQCPNRN, via the exons ATGACGAGCTTTGAACATAATGTGATGGTTGCTTTGTATTGGGGTGGAGAAATAATTACGGATATGAACGGATTTAGGTATACTGAATGTGCTAGAACGATTATTAGCATGTCGACTTCAACTACCTATGTTGAATTGGTTGGATTGTTGCATGAGAAAATGGGAACATATAGTGAAAATATTCATATGGATATTTCTGGAAAATATCCATGTTCAATTCAAG ATCAAAATGTTGCATTTCAAGTTAGTGGTCATCATGGTTATCACATGAATTTGTTGGCTCAAAATTATGGCCTTACCACGATCAATCAACCTCATTTTGTAGAACCGATTGTTCAACCaccatttcaacaattgttgaTGCATGATCATCGATCATTTGGTGAAGGCTCAAGTAGTCAAATGCATATTGATAATAGTCACATGGAATATGAGGCTAG agATATTGATATCAACGTTGATCTATATAATGATGTAAATGCTGAAATTAGTGATGAAAGTTCGGAGGAAGATGAACCTCCGAAAGATGGTGATGAAAGTGAACCTGATGAAGATATCGATGATATTAgagatttttctcaaaatggtGTAAATCTTCATAATCATGATCAGGGTGTGTCTCATGACATACCCTATTTCAGGACATTAGAGAATGAGGAAGACATTTTCATGTCTACATGTGAATCTGAGATGGAATGTTGTTCAGTTTGGTCTGAGCAAgcaaaaaaagatttaaaaaaaggtATGCTTTTTAGTAGtaaagaaaagttgaaaatggCTGTAACGATTTGGAGTTTGCACAAAAATAAGGAGTTCAAGGTGGTAACATCTACCAAAAGTCTATGGGTTGTGAGATGtaagttttataatttattGGGTTGCATGTGGTTTCTTCGAGGACGACAAGTTGGAGATAAATTTTGGAAGATAGGAAAATATGTTGAAAACCATAGATGTGAGACTGAGGGGCTTTCTAGCGGTCACGCCAACCTAAATACCAATTTGATTGCATCACTACTTCTaaatcaaattagaaaaaatcctAAGTTCTTGGTGGTAGATGTCATTTCAAAGGTTCATGAAAATTTTGGTCACCAAGTGACATATAGAAAAGCATGGCTTGGACGTCAACGCGCATTTGAATTGGTATATGGTGACTTTGAGAAATCATTTAGTGACCTACCTAAATTTTTTGCAGCTTTTCAACACTTTAACCATGGAACAATTGTGGAATGGAAACACGAAGAGTCTATGAGTTCATCGGAggtaaaaacttttaaatttgtattttgggctttcaAGCCATGCATTGATGGATTCCAAACATGTCGCCCAGTTATTTCAGTAGATGGAACTCATATTTATGGAAAATATGAGATCAAATTATTAATTGCTGTTGGAATTGATGGAAATGATAACATTCTCCCTTTAGCGTTTGCTATTGTAGACAAAGAATCAAAAGAGGCATGGAAATGGTTTTTTAGAAATTTGAGTGCACATGTGATAAAAAGTAGACAAAATGTATGTGTTATATCTGATAGGGCAAAAGGAATCTTGACTAGTTTGCAGGAGTTGCGGCGATTTCAAGAGCCTCGAGTCTTCCATCGGTTTTGCATAAGACATCTTAAGAGCAACTTTCAATCTAAATTTCCAAACAAGGACCTTAGCAGATTGATGTGGAGGGCTGCTTCAGCCCATCAAGTAAGGAAGTTTGAGTCCATGATGTGgcaaattaaagaagaaaatatcgAAGCATATGCATACCTCATGGAAATTCCCTTGGATAAATGGACTGTTAGCCATGATGATGGAAAAAGATGGGGAGTGTTGACAACAAATCTTTCAGAGTCATTCAATGGAGTGTTGAAAAAAGCACGAGGTTTGCCTGTCACTGCTATGATTAGACTTTCATTGGAGCAAACTATTGAACGGTATACCCGTAGGTCTCAAATAGCACACCAACTTGCAGAGCAAAATGAATTATGGACCGGGAGGTTCAAAATAAAGTGGGAGAAGAATTATGAAAGTTCAAAGAGGCACTTTGTTTTTGATTGGAATATACCCACAGGAGTATACGAGGTTAGATCTATACAAGTTGATGGTACTGGTGGTAATCCTCATTGTGTTTcactaaatgaaagaaaatgtgaTTGTGGAAAATGGGTTAATCTGCACTTCCCGTGTTCACATGTCATGAAGGTAACTGATAGAATGGGAGGGCTAGCTAGAAATTTTGTTAGCGAGCATTTCACAATAGAGAATTATGTTGCAACATATTCTGGGTCATTCTCACCAATTGGTCATGAGTCATATTGGCCATCTCCAAGTTTTACAATGAGAAGTAATGAATTCTATCGTCGTCCTAATCGGCCAAGGACAACTAGAATACATAATGAAATGGATCGTAGTTCTACAGTGTATGAGCGAGCTTGTGGATTATGCAGGCAGACAGGACATGATAGGCGTCAATGTCCCAATCGTAATTAA